Proteins from one Procambarus clarkii isolate CNS0578487 chromosome 40, FALCON_Pclarkii_2.0, whole genome shotgun sequence genomic window:
- the LOC138372907 gene encoding proteoglycan 4-like codes for MLCGENKLDEEQLSQRRDPIKAGLRPIKTGLRPIKAEKRPSKTGLRPIKTGLRPIKAEKRPTKTGLRPTETGLRPTKTGLRPIKTGKRPAKTGLRPTKTGLRPIKTGLRPTKTGLRPTKTGKRPTKTGKRPTKTGKRPAKTGLRPTKTGLRPTKTGLRPTKTGKRPTKTGKRPTKTGKRPAKTGLRPIKTGKRPAKTGLRPIKTGLRPTKTGLRPTKTGLRPTKTGLRPIKTGKRPAKTGLRPIKTGKRPAKTGLRPIKTGLRPIKTGLRPIKTGLRPTKTGKRPAKTGKRPAKTGLRPIKTGKRPAKTGKRPAKTGLRLTKTGLRPIKTGLRPTKTGKRPAKTGLRLTKTGLRPIKTGLRPTKTGKRPTKTGLRPTKTGKRPTKTGKRPTKTGKRPTKTGLRPTKTGKRPAKTGKRPAKTGLRPIKTGKRPAKTGLRPIKTGLRPTKTGLRPIKTGKRPAKTGLRPTKTGLRPTKTGLRPTKTGLRPTKTGKRPTKTGKRPTKTGLRPTKTGLRPTKTGLRPTKTGLRPTKTGKRPAKTGLRPTKTGLRPIKTGLRPTKTGKRPTKTGLRPTKTGKRPTKTGLRPTKTGLRPTKTGLRPTKTGKRPTKTGLRPTKTGLRPTKTGKRPTKTGKRPTKTGLRPTKTGKRPTKTGLRPIKTGLRPTKTGKRPTKTGLRPIKTGLRPTKTGLRPIKTGLRPTKTGKRPIKTGLRTTKTGLRPTKTGLRPTKTGKRPTKTGLRPIKTGLRTTKTGKRPTKTGKRPTKTGKRPTKTGKRPTKTGKRPTKTGKRPTKTGKRPTKTGLRAVKPSSLILSSSW; via the exons ATGTTGTGTGGGGAGAACAAATTAGATGAAGAACAGCTGTCGCAG AGAAGAGACCCCATCAAGGCAGGGCTGAGACCCATCAAGACAGGGCTGAGACCCATCAAGGCAGAGAAGAGACCCTCCAAGACAGGGCTGAGACCCATCAAGACAGGGCTGAGACCCATCAAGGCAGAGAAGAGACCCACCAAGACAGGGCTGAGACCCACCGAGACAGGGCTGAGACCCACCAAGACAGGGCTGAGACCCATCAAGACAGGGAAGAGACCAGCCAAGACAGGGCTGAGACCCACCAAGACAGGGCTGAGACCCATCAAGACAGGGCTGAGACCCACCAAGACAGGGCTGAGACCCACCAAGACAGGGAAGAGACCCACCAAGACAGGGAAGAGACCCACCAAGACAGGGAAGAGACCAGCCAAGACAGGGCTGAGACCCACCAAGACAGGGCTGAGACCCACCAAGACAGGGCTGAGACCCACCAAGACAGGGAAGAGACCCACCAAGACAGGGAAGAGACCCACCAAGACAGGGAAGAGACCAGCCAAGACAGGGCTGAGACCCATCAAGACAGGGAAGAGACCAGCCAAGACAGGGCTGAGACCCATCAAGACAGGGCTGAGACCCACCAAGACAGGGCTGAGACCCACCAAGACAGGGCTGAGACCCACCAAGACAGGGCTGAGACCCATCAAGACAGGGAAGAGACCAGCCAAGACAGGGCTGAGACCCATCAAGACAGGGAAGAGACCAGCCAAGACAGGGCTGAGACCCATCAAGACAGGGCTGAGACCCATCAAGACAGGGCTGAGACCCATCAAGACAGGGCTGAGACCCACCAAGACAGGGAAGAGACCAGCCAAGACAGGGAAGAGACCAGCCAAGACAGGGCTGAGACCCATCAAGACAGGGAAGAGACCAGCCAAGACAGGGAAGAGACCAGCCAAGACAGGGCTGAGACTCACCAAGACAGGGCTGAGACCCATCAAGACAGGGCTGAGACCCACCAAGACAGGGAAGAGACCAGCCAAGACAGGGCTGAGACTCACCAAGACAGGGCTGAGACCCATCAAGACAGGGCTGAGACCCACCAAGACAGGGAAGAGACCCACCAAGACAGGGCTGAGACCCACCAAGACAGGGAAGAGACCCACCAAGACAGGGAAGAGACCCACCAAGACAGGGAAGAGACCCACCAAGACAGGGCTGAGACCCACCAAGACAGGGAAGAGACCAGCCAAGACAGGGAAGAGACCAGCCAAGACAGGGCTGAGACCCATCAAGACAGGGAAGAGACCAGCCAAGACAGGGCTGAGACCCATCAAGACAGGGCTGAGACCCACCAAGACAGGGCTGAGACCCATCAAGACAGGGAAGAGACCAGCCAAGACAGGGCTGAGACCCACCAAGACAGGGCTGAGACCCACCAAGACAGGGCTGAGACCCACCAAGACAGGGCTGAGACCCACCAAGACAGGGAAGAGACCCACCAAGACAGGGAAGAGACCCACCAAGACAGGGCTGAGACCCACCAAGACAGGGCTGAGACCCACCAAGACAGGGCTGAGACCCACCAAGACAGGGCTGAGACCCACCAAGACAGGGAAGAGACCAGCCAAGACAGGGCTGAGACCCACCAAGACAGGGCTGAGACCCATCAAGACAGGGCTGAGACCCACCAAGACAGGGAAGAGACCCACCAAGACAGGGCTGAGACCCACCAAGACAGGGAAGAGACCCACCAAGACAGGGCTGAGACCCACCAAGACAGGGCTGAGACCCACCAAGACAGGGCTGAGACCCACCAAGACAGGGAAGAGACCCACCAAGACAGGGCTGAGACCCACCAAGACAGGGCTGAGACCCACCAAGACAGGGAAGAGACCCACCAAGACAGGGAAGAGACCCACCAAGACAGGGCTGAGACCCACCAAGACAGGGAAGAGACCCACCAAGACAGGGCTGAGACCCATCAAGACAGGGCTGAGACCCACCAAGACAGGGAAGAGACCCACCAAGACAGGGCTGAGACCCATCAAGACAGGGCTGAGACCCACCAAGACAGGGCTGAGACCCATCAAGACAGGGCTGAGACCCACCAAGACAGGGAAGAGACCCATCAAGACAGGGCTGAGAACCACCAAGACAGGGCTGAGACCCACCAAGACAGGGCTGAGACCCACCAAGACAGGGAAGAGACCCACCAAGACAGGGCTGAGACCCATCAAGACAGGGCTGAGAACCACCAAGACAGGGAAGAGACCCACCAAGACAGGGAAGAGACCCACCAAGACAGGGAAGAGACCCACCAAGACAGGGAAGAGACCCACCAAGACAGGGAAGAGACCCACCAAGACAGGGAAGAGACCCACCAAGACAGGGAAGAGACCCACCAAGACAGGGCTGAGAGCCGTCAAGCCGTCAAGCCTTATCCTGTCGTCAAGTTGGTGA